One window of Candidatus Nitrospira kreftii genomic DNA carries:
- a CDS encoding DNA-binding response regulator, producing the protein MSKPHILLADDHPQMLANLCRLADKAGEVVGAVTDGRAAVDASRRLHPDVVVLDLVMPRVGGLDAARAIRRDLPDCRVVVCTVHANENTRDEAFAAGAVGFVRKQSAHSDLVPAIHAAWAGETFVSPLLEHNTAPPQKNGDSG; encoded by the coding sequence GTGAGCAAACCGCACATTCTGTTGGCCGATGATCACCCCCAAATGCTGGCGAATCTCTGCCGCTTGGCGGATAAGGCCGGCGAGGTCGTCGGAGCGGTCACGGACGGACGGGCGGCCGTGGACGCATCCCGTCGCCTTCATCCGGATGTCGTCGTGTTGGATCTCGTCATGCCGAGAGTCGGCGGGCTCGATGCGGCGCGGGCGATCCGAAGGGACTTGCCGGATTGCCGGGTCGTCGTGTGCACCGTTCATGCAAACGAGAACACCAGGGACGAGGCGTTTGCCGCCGGTGCGGTCGGGTTCGTCCGTAAGCAGTCTGCCCACTCGGATCTCGTGCCGGCCATTCATGCAGCATGGGCCGGCGAAACGTTCGTGAGTCCGTTGTTGGAACACAATACCGCACCACCGCAGAAGAATGGCGATAGCGGATGA